From the genome of Amycolatopsis sp. NBC_01488, one region includes:
- a CDS encoding S53 family peptidase: protein MAPSRAKRLFRSLVALSLVAAPLSVAAASPAEAAPLKSGGVVNFSCATSGKFHCLGKAIRSPKGNGPLVTATPVGYGPAEIQAAYNLGGLHSNGRTVAIVDAQDAPTAEADLAKFRSARGLSACTTANGCFKKVNQNGAASPLPTPDYGWAEEISLDLDAVSATCPDCKILLVEANSPDTDPLMTAVDTAAATPGVVAISNSYGGPEDSTILAADAHLNHPGIAVTASSGDSGYGVSWPASSPYVTSVGGTTLKKATSTPRGWTETAWNGSGSGCSTLEAKPSWQHDTGCAKRTVADVSADADPATGLGVYDTYNSCGSSSWCDFLLALGLAQGADGWVQVGGTSLSSPVIASVYALAGNSVTSGSYPYAHTAGLNDVTSGSNGSCGGSYLCTAGAGYDGPTGLGTPNGTSAF from the coding sequence ATGGCGCCTTCGCGTGCAAAACGGCTGTTCCGGTCCCTCGTCGCCCTCTCCCTCGTCGCGGCCCCGCTGTCGGTCGCCGCGGCCTCACCCGCCGAAGCCGCGCCGCTGAAGAGCGGCGGCGTGGTCAACTTCAGCTGTGCGACCTCCGGCAAGTTCCACTGCCTCGGCAAGGCGATCCGCTCGCCGAAGGGCAACGGGCCGCTGGTCACCGCCACCCCGGTCGGCTACGGACCGGCCGAGATCCAGGCCGCGTACAACCTCGGCGGCCTGCACTCGAACGGCAGGACGGTCGCCATCGTCGACGCCCAGGACGCGCCGACGGCGGAGGCGGACCTCGCGAAGTTCCGTTCGGCGCGCGGGCTTTCGGCCTGCACCACCGCCAACGGCTGCTTCAAGAAGGTCAACCAGAACGGCGCGGCGAGCCCGCTGCCCACGCCCGACTACGGCTGGGCCGAAGAGATCAGCCTCGACCTCGACGCGGTGTCGGCGACCTGCCCGGACTGCAAGATCCTGTTGGTGGAAGCCAATTCCCCGGACACCGACCCGCTGATGACGGCGGTCGACACAGCCGCGGCGACGCCGGGCGTGGTGGCGATCTCCAACAGCTACGGCGGCCCCGAGGACTCGACGATCCTGGCCGCCGACGCGCACCTCAACCACCCGGGCATCGCGGTCACGGCGTCCTCCGGTGACTCCGGCTACGGCGTCAGCTGGCCGGCTTCGTCGCCGTACGTCACGTCGGTGGGCGGCACGACGCTGAAGAAGGCGACGAGCACCCCGCGCGGCTGGACCGAGACGGCGTGGAACGGCAGCGGCAGCGGATGTTCGACGCTGGAAGCGAAGCCGTCGTGGCAGCACGACACCGGCTGTGCGAAGAGGACGGTCGCGGACGTCTCGGCGGACGCGGACCCGGCGACCGGGCTCGGCGTCTACGACACGTACAACAGCTGCGGCAGCTCGTCGTGGTGCGACTTCCTGCTGGCGCTGGGCCTCGCCCAGGGCGCCGACGGCTGGGTGCAGGTGGGCGGCACGAGCTTGTCGTCGCCGGTGATCGCGAGCGTGTACGCGCTGGCGGGGAACTCGGTGACGTCGGGGTCGTACCCGTACGCGCACACGGCCGGGCTGAACGACGTGACATCGGGCTCGAACGGCAGCTGCGGCGGCAGCTACCTCTGCACGGCCGGCGCCGGCTACGACGGGCCGACCGGCCTGGGCACGCCGAACGGCACGTCCGCCTTCTGA
- a CDS encoding ATP-binding cassette domain-containing protein, with protein MWIGNRVRITIGRASDNDIVLGDLQVSRRHARLERVGGAWRLTDLGSRNPTLVNGVPVAGRSPIADGDRITVGATDLRVDGDHLVATGGERTRLVADDVGFAVGGRSLLSGVSLDLRPGQLVAVVGPSGAGKSTLLKVLSGEVAPTSGRITYDGYDMRRQRSAVARRVGVVPQDDVVHTRLTAHSALSYAAKLRLPDDTGAPARRQRVAETLAEVELTEHARTPIHRLSGGQRKRVSIALELLTAPSLLMLDEPTSGLDPALDKQIMGRLRELADAGRTVVVVTHNVTHLDGCDLVLLLAPGGVPVFSGRPAELRARFGTADWADIFHRVVAGTAPPHQPAPVASAPPPEVSAAPPPVHAGLGHQVGTLAARHLRLIFADPGYALFLLLVPVVLAVLALAVPGHEGLRRSVPEHPTEAAQMLVLVFVGAAFMGAAASAREAVAERAIFLRERAVGLRPGAYALAKAVVFTLVAAVQSAVLVGVVTTVKPGPVDAVLLSRPVAELAVAVWLTALASCLLSLLGSALVRSLEQTTPVLVVTVMAQLVLCGGMIPVAGRPVLAQLAWLAPARWGYAAGAATVDLPQLGTPDRLWTHDWPWWLGSAGALLLTAAACTALFAVRTRRLRPER; from the coding sequence GTGTGGATCGGCAACCGGGTCCGGATCACCATCGGCCGGGCCTCCGACAACGACATCGTGCTGGGCGACCTGCAGGTCTCCCGGCGCCACGCCCGGCTGGAACGCGTCGGCGGGGCGTGGCGGCTGACCGACCTCGGCAGCCGGAACCCGACGCTGGTCAACGGCGTCCCGGTCGCCGGGCGCTCGCCGATCGCCGACGGCGACCGGATCACCGTCGGAGCCACCGATCTCCGCGTCGACGGCGACCACCTCGTCGCGACCGGCGGCGAGCGGACCCGGCTGGTGGCCGACGACGTCGGGTTCGCCGTCGGGGGCCGGTCGCTGCTGTCGGGCGTCTCGCTCGACCTGCGGCCCGGGCAGCTGGTCGCGGTCGTCGGGCCGTCGGGCGCGGGCAAGTCGACGCTGCTCAAGGTGCTCTCCGGCGAGGTCGCGCCGACCAGCGGGCGCATCACCTACGACGGCTACGACATGCGCCGGCAGCGGTCGGCGGTGGCGCGGCGCGTCGGGGTCGTGCCACAGGACGACGTCGTCCACACGCGACTGACCGCCCACAGCGCCCTGTCCTACGCGGCGAAACTGCGGTTGCCCGACGACACCGGTGCGCCGGCCCGCCGGCAGCGGGTGGCCGAGACACTCGCCGAAGTCGAGCTGACCGAGCACGCGCGCACGCCCATCCACCGGCTGTCCGGCGGGCAGCGCAAGCGGGTGTCGATCGCGCTCGAGCTGCTGACCGCGCCGTCGCTGCTGATGCTGGACGAGCCGACCTCCGGCCTGGACCCGGCGCTCGACAAGCAGATCATGGGCCGGCTGCGCGAACTCGCGGACGCCGGCCGGACGGTCGTGGTGGTGACGCACAACGTCACCCACCTCGACGGCTGCGACCTCGTGCTGCTGCTGGCGCCGGGCGGGGTTCCGGTGTTCAGCGGGCGGCCCGCGGAGCTGCGGGCGCGGTTCGGCACCGCCGACTGGGCCGACATCTTCCACCGCGTGGTCGCGGGCACCGCACCGCCGCACCAGCCCGCGCCCGTGGCTTCGGCGCCACCGCCGGAGGTTTCCGCCGCGCCGCCGCCGGTGCACGCCGGGCTGGGGCACCAGGTCGGCACGCTGGCCGCCCGGCACCTGCGGCTCATCTTCGCCGATCCCGGGTACGCGCTGTTCCTGCTGCTCGTCCCGGTGGTCCTGGCCGTGCTCGCGCTGGCCGTGCCCGGCCACGAAGGGCTGCGGCGATCAGTGCCCGAGCACCCGACGGAGGCCGCGCAGATGCTCGTGCTGGTCTTCGTCGGGGCGGCGTTCATGGGCGCGGCGGCGTCCGCGCGGGAAGCCGTCGCCGAACGCGCGATCTTCCTGCGAGAACGGGCCGTCGGCCTGCGGCCCGGCGCGTACGCGCTCGCGAAGGCCGTCGTCTTCACGCTGGTCGCGGCCGTGCAGTCGGCGGTGCTCGTCGGCGTCGTCACGACGGTCAAGCCGGGGCCGGTCGACGCCGTCCTGCTGTCCCGGCCGGTCGCCGAGCTGGCGGTCGCGGTCTGGCTGACCGCGCTCGCGTCGTGCCTGCTGAGCCTGCTCGGTTCGGCGCTGGTGCGCTCGCTCGAACAGACGACGCCGGTGCTGGTCGTGACGGTGATGGCCCAGCTCGTGCTGTGCGGCGGGATGATCCCGGTGGCCGGGCGGCCGGTACTGGCCCAGCTGGCGTGGCTCGCGCCCGCGCGGTGGGGTTATGCCGCCGGGGCAGCCACAGTGGATCTCCCGCAGCTGGGGACCCCGGACCGGCTGTGGACCCACGACTGGCCGTGGTGGCTGGGCTCGGCCGGCGCGTTGCTGCTCACGGCCGCCGCCTGCACGGCGCTGTTCGCGGTCCGGACGAGGAGGCTGCGCCCGGAGCGGTGA
- a CDS encoding erythromycin esterase family protein, with product MDITDFTAELLAFGEPTHFEPAFARIRNDLFARLAGHGFRSIALETDRVAALDGGFSHGFGEVPANRQLLAWLREYNETAGEPLTFHGFDAPAETFSAPSPRSYLEHVRDYLGLDVDVAALTGDDERWSRSEAILDPAESPGATPEARELRVLADDLLTTLYARAPRLAGETAWVRAKVHATAGLGLLRYHAASARPGDRDTRIARLAGMRAVLMAQNLLDIRDIERPRGRTLVFAHNGHLGSGAGAIVASLLGDRYAFIAGSLGHSEALGLAEPAADTYEGVLQRDTGTWKLTADIPRGRKRTDTRPDRGYFGLDQELLDSADAVLHVA from the coding sequence ATGGACATCACGGACTTCACCGCCGAACTGCTCGCCTTCGGGGAGCCGACGCACTTCGAACCGGCCTTCGCGCGGATCCGCAACGACCTCTTCGCGCGGCTGGCCGGCCACGGCTTCCGGTCGATCGCGCTGGAGACCGACCGCGTCGCCGCGCTCGACGGCGGGTTCTCACACGGCTTCGGCGAGGTGCCCGCCAACCGGCAGCTGCTCGCGTGGCTGCGTGAGTACAACGAAACCGCCGGCGAGCCGTTGACCTTCCACGGCTTCGACGCCCCGGCCGAGACGTTCAGCGCGCCCAGCCCGCGCAGCTACCTCGAACACGTCCGCGACTACCTCGGACTCGACGTCGACGTCGCGGCCCTGACCGGCGACGACGAACGCTGGAGCCGTTCCGAAGCGATCCTCGACCCGGCCGAATCCCCGGGCGCCACACCGGAGGCCCGCGAGCTGCGGGTGCTCGCCGACGACCTGCTCACGACGCTCTACGCTCGCGCGCCTCGGCTCGCCGGGGAGACCGCGTGGGTGCGGGCCAAGGTGCACGCCACCGCCGGGCTCGGCCTGCTGCGCTACCACGCGGCGTCGGCCCGGCCCGGCGACCGGGACACGAGGATCGCGCGCCTGGCGGGCATGCGCGCGGTTCTCATGGCGCAGAACCTCCTCGACATCCGCGACATCGAACGTCCGCGAGGCCGGACGCTGGTGTTCGCGCACAACGGCCACCTGGGGTCCGGCGCGGGGGCGATCGTCGCGTCGCTGCTCGGCGACCGGTACGCGTTCATCGCCGGGAGCCTCGGCCACAGCGAAGCCCTCGGCCTGGCGGAGCCGGCCGCGGACACCTACGAAGGCGTCCTGCAGCGCGACACCGGGACGTGGAAGCTGACAGCCGACATCCCCCGCGGCCGCAAGCGCACCGACACCCGGCCCGACCGCGGCTACTTCGGGCTCGACCAGGAGCTGCTCGACAGTGCCGACGCCGTGCTGCACGTCGCCTAA
- a CDS encoding chitobiase/beta-hexosaminidase C-terminal domain-containing protein has translation MNRTFGKLRRRRRGVVTLIAAALLLGAGLTAPAALAADDYTQSVTQLSSTQVQLNFTPTTPALYVDVHYTGVPGLGQQNIRMTNGSGTWRTTVGGLSSGNVLDYWFTYEKSGPQYDTPHFTYTVGGGGTTTVAAPTFSPPGGTYSTAQTVTISSATAGATIRYTVDGSTPTASSALYSGPISVPNSRTVNAIALKSGSTNSAVSSASYTIGTQAGCPTQSDTPNFGPNVRIFDPSMSAATIQAQLDTDFNNQKDTQTAQFADRRVAHLFKPGTYGVHDNVGFYTSVAGLGQNPDDVVINGDITVDAFNPSDNGVALQNFWRSAENMAVNPSSGNDRWAVAQAAPFRRMDVRGGLQLYPASYGYASGGYIADTKVSGQAASVSQQQWYTRDSALGSWNGGVWNMVFSGTSGAPANTFPNPPETTLATTPVSRDVPYLYVDGTGKYRVFLPSLRTNASGPSWASGSTPGTSAPMSQFYVVKAGDTAASINNALAAGCNLFFTPGIYHLDQTLNVTRAGTTILGIGYPTLVPDNGVNAMQVSDVDGVRLKGLLFDAGTANSQALLTVGQSGSSASHASNPTTVQDVFFRIGGELAGKATNSLVVNSANTIIDHIWAWRADHGNAGTVGWTTNTADTGLTVNGANVTATGLFVEHYQKYQVVWNGQGGKTIFFQNEMPYDVPNQASWNAPSGVAGYAAYKVGANVTSHEAWGLGSYCFFDTNPAVSSYHAFEVPNTSGVKFHSLLTVSLNYRGTITHVINDTGGTTPSGTVPVNVVSYP, from the coding sequence GTGAACCGGACCTTTGGCAAGCTTCGACGGCGCCGGCGCGGCGTCGTCACCCTCATCGCGGCGGCCCTGCTGCTCGGCGCCGGGCTCACCGCCCCCGCCGCGCTCGCCGCGGACGACTACACGCAGAGCGTCACGCAGCTGAGCTCGACGCAGGTGCAGCTCAACTTCACCCCGACCACCCCCGCGCTGTACGTGGACGTCCACTACACCGGCGTGCCGGGCCTGGGCCAGCAGAACATCCGGATGACCAACGGCTCCGGCACCTGGCGCACCACCGTCGGCGGCCTGAGCAGCGGCAACGTCCTCGACTACTGGTTCACCTACGAGAAGAGCGGCCCGCAGTACGACACCCCGCACTTCACCTACACCGTGGGCGGCGGTGGCACGACGACGGTCGCGGCGCCCACGTTCAGCCCGCCCGGCGGCACGTATTCCACCGCCCAGACGGTGACCATCAGCAGCGCCACCGCGGGCGCCACCATCCGGTACACAGTGGACGGTTCGACGCCCACCGCGTCCTCGGCGCTCTACAGTGGACCGATCAGCGTCCCGAACTCCCGCACGGTCAACGCGATCGCGCTCAAGTCCGGTTCGACGAACTCCGCGGTGTCGAGCGCGAGCTACACGATCGGCACCCAGGCGGGCTGCCCGACGCAGTCGGACACCCCGAACTTCGGCCCGAACGTGCGGATCTTCGACCCGAGCATGTCCGCGGCGACCATCCAGGCGCAGCTCGACACCGACTTCAACAACCAAAAGGACACGCAGACGGCGCAGTTCGCCGACCGGCGCGTCGCCCACCTCTTCAAGCCGGGCACCTACGGCGTGCACGACAACGTCGGCTTCTATACGTCGGTGGCGGGCCTGGGCCAGAACCCGGACGACGTCGTGATCAACGGCGACATCACCGTGGACGCGTTCAACCCGTCCGACAACGGCGTCGCGCTGCAGAACTTCTGGCGCTCGGCGGAGAACATGGCCGTCAACCCCTCCAGCGGCAACGACCGCTGGGCGGTCGCGCAGGCCGCGCCGTTCCGCCGGATGGACGTCCGCGGCGGGCTGCAGCTGTACCCGGCGAGCTACGGCTACGCCAGCGGCGGCTACATCGCCGACACGAAGGTGTCCGGCCAGGCCGCGTCGGTTTCGCAGCAGCAGTGGTACACCCGCGACTCGGCGCTCGGCAGCTGGAACGGCGGCGTGTGGAACATGGTCTTCTCCGGCACGAGCGGCGCGCCGGCGAACACGTTCCCGAACCCGCCGGAGACCACGCTGGCGACCACGCCCGTGTCCCGTGACGTGCCCTACCTCTACGTCGACGGCACCGGCAAGTACCGCGTGTTCCTGCCTTCCCTGCGCACCAACGCCTCCGGCCCGAGCTGGGCGAGCGGCAGCACCCCCGGGACGTCGGCGCCGATGAGCCAGTTCTACGTCGTCAAGGCCGGTGACACGGCCGCGTCGATCAACAACGCGCTCGCGGCGGGCTGCAACCTGTTCTTCACGCCGGGCATCTACCACCTCGACCAGACGCTCAACGTGACCCGCGCCGGCACGACGATCCTCGGCATCGGCTACCCGACGCTGGTGCCCGACAACGGCGTCAACGCGATGCAGGTGTCCGATGTGGACGGTGTCCGGCTCAAGGGCCTGCTCTTCGACGCGGGCACGGCGAACTCGCAGGCGCTGCTCACGGTCGGCCAGTCCGGGTCGTCGGCGTCGCACGCGTCGAACCCGACGACGGTCCAGGACGTCTTCTTCCGGATCGGCGGCGAGCTCGCCGGCAAGGCGACGAACAGCCTGGTCGTCAACAGCGCCAACACGATCATCGACCACATCTGGGCGTGGCGGGCCGACCACGGCAACGCGGGCACGGTCGGCTGGACCACCAACACGGCCGACACCGGGCTCACGGTCAACGGCGCGAACGTGACGGCGACCGGCCTGTTCGTCGAGCACTACCAGAAGTACCAGGTGGTCTGGAACGGCCAGGGCGGGAAGACGATCTTCTTCCAGAACGAAATGCCCTACGACGTGCCGAACCAGGCGTCGTGGAACGCGCCATCGGGGGTCGCGGGGTACGCGGCCTACAAGGTCGGGGCGAACGTGACCTCGCATGAGGCCTGGGGTCTCGGGAGCTACTGCTTCTTCGACACGAACCCGGCGGTGTCCAGCTACCACGCGTTCGAGGTGCCGAACACCAGCGGCGTGAAGTTCCACAGCCTGCTGACGGTTTCGCTCAACTACCGCGGCACGATCACGCACGTCATCAACGACACCGGTGGCACCACGCCTTCGGGCACGGTGCCGGTGAACGTGGTGAGCTACCCGTAA
- a CDS encoding TioE family transcriptional regulator, protein MRPADLAREHGISTQAVRNYEQDGFLPTAARTPSGYRVYTPAHAAALRAFLALVTAYGHATAGGIMHAVHSGDLDRALTLVDRGHLQLLRDRETLDAVRKAIGHLTAEAAPRPAGADWSIGELAHRLDVTAATIRAWERAGILVPARNPATGYRVFRPADIRDAELTHLLRRGGYPLEHIATVVGQVRTAGGTESLADALETWQERLTARGLAMLGAAGLLSAYLASQP, encoded by the coding sequence TTGAGACCTGCTGACCTCGCCCGCGAGCACGGCATCTCCACGCAGGCGGTCCGCAACTACGAGCAGGACGGCTTCCTCCCGACGGCCGCCCGCACGCCGAGCGGCTACCGGGTTTACACGCCTGCCCACGCGGCGGCGCTGCGGGCGTTCCTCGCGCTGGTCACGGCGTACGGGCACGCGACGGCGGGCGGGATCATGCACGCCGTCCACTCCGGTGACCTCGACCGCGCCTTGACGCTCGTCGACCGCGGGCACCTGCAGCTGCTGCGCGACCGCGAAACCCTCGACGCGGTGCGCAAGGCCATCGGCCACCTGACCGCCGAGGCGGCCCCTCGGCCGGCCGGGGCCGACTGGTCGATCGGCGAGCTGGCCCACCGCCTCGACGTCACGGCGGCCACCATCCGGGCGTGGGAGCGTGCCGGCATCCTCGTCCCGGCGCGCAACCCCGCGACCGGCTACCGGGTCTTCCGGCCGGCCGACATCCGCGACGCCGAGCTGACCCACCTGCTCAGGCGCGGCGGCTACCCGCTGGAGCACATCGCGACGGTGGTCGGCCAGGTCCGCACGGCCGGCGGCACCGAATCCCTGGCCGACGCACTGGAGACCTGGCAGGAACGGCTCACCGCGCGGGGCTTGGCCATGCTCGGCGCGGCCGGCCTGCTCAGCGCGTACCTCGCCTCACAGCCGTGA
- a CDS encoding protein kinase domain-containing protein, giving the protein MEKALGSRYRLGDQLGTGAMGRVFAGSDEQGKAYAFKVLRDELVEDPELVARFLQERSILVGLRHPNLVGVHDLVVEGETVAIVMDLVGGGDLRARLTAEKSLLPAEVARIGAGVAAALAAVHQAGVVHRDVKPENVLMDGTVPRLTDFGISRLATATDLGRRSLLVGTPQYLAPELGKGLEATPASDLYSLGILLYELCCGVTPFAGQSTFAVIRLHESALPGRPAGVPDQLWDVLTWLMAKRPADRPESAQQVATILDALVLELMKEPLVLPLTTPPPPVPLNETGLGTQTVYGTPAPPPRRPVATTSPSLPSGVNVAPPKRRRRGRVVLILVVVLALLAGGWFAFRPSQTTASPGPTTVPTTSAPTPVSTSDSPSVTTTAKPSVMPNVVGKKLAAAQDALPGIQVTTVDKIDATADDGTVIAQDPAAGAAIGATVTLTVARQAQLVYLDSAQPASGSWDANQNANIAGKNYLHSLGAQVASDSRTEAVEYNVSKGFRRFTATAGIDDNAGDSSLKMQLEIFADGREIFNKPVAYGTPTPIDLDVSGVLRLRFQYEGVSGNSECCARSYLVLGTAELLGLPGEVPTSTTTTS; this is encoded by the coding sequence ATGGAAAAGGCGTTGGGCAGCCGGTACCGGCTGGGCGACCAGCTGGGCACCGGCGCGATGGGGCGGGTCTTCGCCGGCTCCGACGAGCAGGGGAAGGCCTACGCCTTCAAGGTGCTGCGGGACGAGCTCGTCGAGGACCCGGAGTTGGTGGCGCGGTTCCTGCAGGAGCGGTCCATCCTGGTCGGGCTGCGGCACCCGAACCTCGTCGGCGTGCACGACCTGGTCGTCGAGGGCGAGACCGTGGCGATCGTGATGGACCTGGTCGGCGGCGGCGACCTGCGGGCCCGGCTGACCGCGGAGAAGTCGTTGCTGCCGGCCGAAGTCGCCCGCATCGGGGCCGGGGTGGCAGCGGCGCTCGCGGCCGTGCACCAGGCCGGCGTCGTGCACCGGGACGTCAAGCCGGAGAACGTCCTGATGGACGGAACCGTGCCGCGCCTGACGGACTTCGGCATTTCGCGGCTCGCGACCGCCACCGATCTGGGCCGCCGGTCGCTGCTGGTCGGGACTCCGCAGTACCTCGCCCCGGAGCTCGGCAAGGGCCTCGAGGCGACACCCGCGTCGGACCTGTATTCGCTGGGCATCCTGCTGTACGAGCTGTGCTGCGGGGTGACGCCGTTCGCCGGCCAGTCGACGTTCGCCGTGATCCGGCTGCACGAAAGCGCGCTGCCGGGCCGGCCCGCCGGGGTCCCCGACCAGCTGTGGGACGTGCTGACCTGGCTGATGGCGAAACGGCCGGCGGACCGGCCCGAATCGGCCCAGCAGGTCGCGACCATCCTGGACGCGCTGGTGCTGGAACTGATGAAGGAGCCGCTCGTCCTGCCGCTCACCACGCCGCCGCCCCCGGTGCCCCTCAACGAAACCGGCCTGGGCACCCAAACCGTGTACGGCACCCCGGCGCCACCCCCGCGCCGTCCCGTGGCGACCACCTCGCCGAGCCTGCCTTCAGGAGTGAACGTGGCCCCTCCGAAACGCCGTCGCCGCGGCCGGGTCGTGTTGATCCTGGTCGTCGTCCTGGCCCTGCTGGCCGGTGGCTGGTTCGCCTTCCGGCCGTCGCAGACCACGGCATCGCCGGGTCCCACCACGGTCCCGACGACGTCGGCGCCCACGCCGGTGTCCACAAGCGACTCGCCGTCGGTGACGACCACGGCGAAACCGAGCGTGATGCCGAACGTCGTGGGCAAGAAGCTCGCGGCCGCGCAAGACGCGCTGCCGGGCATCCAGGTGACCACAGTGGACAAGATCGACGCGACGGCCGACGACGGCACGGTGATCGCGCAGGACCCGGCGGCCGGTGCGGCGATCGGCGCCACGGTGACGCTGACGGTGGCGCGCCAGGCCCAGCTGGTCTACCTCGACTCGGCCCAGCCCGCCAGTGGCAGCTGGGACGCCAACCAGAACGCCAACATCGCGGGCAAGAACTACCTGCACTCGCTCGGCGCCCAGGTGGCCTCCGATTCGCGCACGGAAGCGGTCGAATACAACGTCTCCAAGGGCTTCCGCCGGTTCACCGCGACCGCCGGTATCGACGACAACGCGGGCGATTCGTCGTTGAAGATGCAGCTCGAAATCTTCGCCGACGGCCGGGAGATCTTCAACAAGCCGGTGGCCTACGGCACGCCGACACCGATCGACCTGGACGTGAGTGGCGTGCTGCGGCTGCGGTTCCAGTACGAAGGCGTATCGGGCAACAGCGAATGCTGCGCCCGGAGCTACCTCGTGCTCGGGACCGCGGAACTGCTGGGCCTGCCCGGCGAAGTTCCGACGTCGACGACCACGACGAGCTGA
- a CDS encoding ion transporter has protein sequence MATLRDAREPELNSGILPGNVRADDWIMLILAAGSVGLLGFMVLSPPARDVGLVIFFIDCGICGIFLLEFLWRWRKRRWARKFLVRNWYELFAMIPVAHPAMVAHKFVTVVLLLVRIGRAADRAVGEQFTYRLVDRLSEPIVKAIKKPITIAVLDEVVKVLETGNYPENLAKSLGASKDELRTIIAEKIAEDPQLGKLKRLPFHDEIVRTVVDTSFRVLLEVLVDPRIDDFFSAVVRDNREQIRLAVQLGLNEVDDDDKETALRVRTQHSAALEYDRLHPKSRL, from the coding sequence ATGGCCACCCTTCGCGACGCCCGCGAGCCGGAGCTCAACAGCGGGATCCTGCCCGGGAACGTGCGGGCCGACGACTGGATCATGCTCATCCTCGCCGCCGGTTCGGTCGGGTTGCTGGGGTTCATGGTGCTCAGCCCGCCCGCTCGGGACGTCGGGCTCGTGATCTTCTTCATCGACTGCGGGATCTGCGGGATCTTCCTGCTCGAGTTCCTGTGGCGGTGGCGGAAGCGCCGGTGGGCGCGGAAGTTCCTGGTGCGCAACTGGTACGAGCTGTTCGCGATGATCCCCGTCGCGCATCCCGCGATGGTCGCGCACAAGTTCGTCACCGTCGTCCTGCTGCTGGTCCGGATCGGGCGGGCCGCGGACCGGGCCGTCGGGGAGCAGTTCACCTACCGGCTCGTCGACAGGCTGTCCGAGCCGATCGTCAAGGCGATCAAGAAGCCGATCACCATCGCGGTGCTCGACGAGGTCGTCAAGGTGCTGGAAACCGGCAACTACCCGGAAAACCTGGCCAAGTCGCTCGGCGCGAGCAAGGACGAGCTGCGCACGATCATCGCCGAGAAGATCGCCGAGGACCCGCAGCTCGGAAAGCTCAAGCGGCTGCCGTTCCACGACGAGATCGTGCGGACGGTCGTCGACACGTCGTTCCGCGTGCTGCTCGAAGTCCTCGTCGACCCGCGGATCGACGACTTCTTCTCCGCCGTCGTGCGCGACAACCGCGAGCAGATCCGGCTGGCCGTCCAGCTCGGGCTCAACGAGGTCGACGACGACGACAAGGAGACGGCCCTGCGCGTGCGGACCCAGCACTCGGCCGCCCTCGAGTACGACCGGCTGCACCCGAAGTCACGGCTGTGA